The proteins below come from a single Mycobacterium parmense genomic window:
- a CDS encoding MmpS family transport accessory protein yields the protein MANRVSASVARAARRGWIPLVLVVVLAVSALVVSRLHKIFGSEDLNANAGKGIEIVQFNPKVVVYEISGPPGATANINYWDADANTHQVNNAPLPWTTTISTTLPSVSANIMAQSDGSRIDCKITVDGVVRDHQNSDGHNAQTFCLVKSA from the coding sequence GTGGCGAATCGCGTTTCGGCTTCCGTAGCCCGTGCGGCCAGGCGGGGGTGGATTCCCCTGGTGCTCGTTGTGGTCCTGGCCGTCTCGGCCCTGGTGGTGTCGCGGCTGCACAAGATATTCGGCTCGGAAGACCTCAACGCGAACGCGGGCAAGGGGATCGAGATCGTGCAATTCAATCCGAAGGTCGTCGTCTACGAAATCTCCGGCCCGCCCGGAGCCACCGCGAATATCAACTACTGGGACGCGGACGCCAACACGCACCAGGTGAACAACGCGCCGCTGCCGTGGACCACCACCATCTCCACCACGCTGCCCTCGGTCAGCGCCAACATCATGGCGCAAAGCGACGGCAGCCGGATCGACTGCAAGATCACCGTGGACGGTGTGGTTCGCGACCACCAGAATTCCGACGGCCATAACGCCCAGACCTTCTGCCTGGTGAAGTCCGCATGA
- a CDS encoding NAD(P)H-dependent amine dehydrogenase family protein, with translation MTAATSPTSTDRPFRVIQWTTGNIGRRSLHAIIGRPDMQLVGVYAHGPDKVGVDAAELSGWPEPTGVRATNDVDALLALGADACCYNPLWPSVDELVRLLESGVNVCTSAAWITGGKQSPEDRKRILDACERGNSTIFGSGAHPGMTNMVGMVLSASCERVDEIRITESVDCSTYESAETQTAMGFSQDPDTPGLAENVRRESEVFAESAAMMADAIGAKLDRMTFDVEFTAATADSDLGFMKIPAGTVGGVYGYHRGWVGDRNVVSVGFNWTMGSHVDPPKPLEHGHVIQVFGLPNMRTVLHCLPPKDWTEPGFMGLGMIYTAMPVTNAVPAVVAARPGIVTLADLPPVTGRFAT, from the coding sequence ATGACCGCCGCCACCAGCCCGACCAGCACAGACCGTCCGTTTCGGGTGATCCAGTGGACCACCGGCAACATCGGCCGGCGCTCGCTGCACGCCATCATCGGGCGGCCCGACATGCAGCTGGTCGGGGTGTACGCGCACGGGCCGGACAAGGTCGGCGTCGACGCCGCCGAGCTGTCGGGCTGGCCGGAACCGACCGGCGTGCGAGCCACCAACGACGTCGACGCGCTGCTCGCCCTGGGCGCCGACGCGTGTTGCTACAACCCGCTGTGGCCCAGCGTCGACGAGTTGGTACGCCTGCTGGAGTCGGGGGTCAACGTGTGCACCTCGGCCGCCTGGATCACCGGCGGCAAGCAGTCGCCCGAGGACCGCAAGCGCATCCTGGACGCCTGCGAGCGGGGCAACTCGACGATCTTCGGCAGCGGGGCGCACCCGGGGATGACGAACATGGTCGGCATGGTGCTGTCCGCCTCCTGCGAGCGCGTCGACGAGATCCGCATCACCGAATCGGTGGACTGCTCGACCTACGAATCGGCGGAAACCCAGACCGCGATGGGCTTTTCGCAGGACCCCGACACGCCGGGGCTCGCGGAGAACGTGCGACGGGAAAGCGAGGTCTTCGCCGAGTCGGCGGCGATGATGGCCGATGCCATCGGCGCGAAGCTGGACCGGATGACCTTCGACGTCGAGTTCACCGCGGCCACCGCCGACTCCGACCTGGGGTTCATGAAGATTCCTGCCGGGACGGTCGGCGGCGTGTACGGCTACCACCGCGGCTGGGTCGGCGACCGCAACGTCGTCAGCGTCGGGTTCAACTGGACGATGGGCAGCCACGTCGACCCGCCCAAGCCCCTCGAGCACGGGCACGTGATCCAGGTGTTCGGCCTGCCCAACATGCGGACCGTGCTGCACTGCCTGCCGCCGAAGGACTGGACCGAGCCGGGGTTCATGGGACTGGGGATGATCTACACCGCGATGCCGGTGACCAACGCGGTGCCGGCCGTGGTCGCCGCGCGGCCCGGGATCGTCACGCTGGCCGACCTGCCGCCGGTGACCGGCCGCTTCGCGACGTGA
- a CDS encoding AMP-binding protein: protein MSQSSILSLLHGRASLRPNDIAFTFTDYEKDWAGVRESLTWSQVSRRTMVVAREILLHGSVGDRAVILAPQGLDYILAFLGAMQAGLIAVPLPMPHRGASFERVGGVFADTSPAVVLTTSAAAEDIGDYIDQSRLDTAPKIVAIDALDTDAGSGTSLPTTGLPSVAYLQYSSGSTRVPTGVMMSHRNVTANFEQLMRSLFADSKAPPNTTLVSWLPFYHDMGLVLGVCAPILGGYRAELTSPVSFLESPARWVRSLAENPNAFSSAPNFAFDLAARKTSDSDLAGLDLGGVLGIISGAERVEPATLQRFVDRFAHFNFQDHMMRPSYGLAEATVFVATGTWSESSPAVHFDVGELGAGRVARCAAGAGAALVRYRVPQSPALRIVDGETNRECPQDVVGEIWVHGDNVAEGYWQKPPAEQRCFGATLVDPSPGTPAGPWLRTGDLGFISSGELFIVGRMKDMLIIRGSNHYPEDIEATVQEITRGRVAAISVPVNSTEKLVTVIELKKRGDSDEEARHWLTSVKSDVTSAISNAHGLNVGDLVFVSPGTIPTTTSGKIRRAACAEQYRRDQFTRLDA, encoded by the coding sequence ATGTCCCAGTCATCCATCCTCTCGCTGCTGCATGGACGAGCCAGCCTGCGGCCCAACGACATAGCGTTCACCTTCACCGACTACGAGAAGGACTGGGCGGGTGTCCGGGAAAGCCTCACGTGGTCGCAGGTGTCCCGGCGGACGATGGTTGTTGCGCGCGAGATCCTCCTGCACGGGTCCGTCGGCGACAGGGCGGTGATCCTGGCCCCGCAGGGACTCGACTACATCCTGGCGTTCCTGGGTGCGATGCAGGCCGGGCTCATCGCGGTCCCGCTGCCGATGCCGCACCGCGGCGCGAGCTTCGAGCGGGTGGGTGGCGTCTTCGCCGACACATCGCCCGCCGTCGTGCTCACCACGTCCGCGGCCGCCGAAGACATCGGCGACTACATCGACCAGTCCCGCTTGGACACCGCCCCGAAGATCGTCGCGATCGACGCGCTGGACACCGACGCGGGCAGCGGAACGAGCCTTCCGACAACCGGATTGCCCAGCGTCGCGTATCTGCAGTACAGCTCGGGTTCGACCCGGGTGCCGACCGGCGTGATGATGTCGCACCGCAACGTCACGGCGAATTTCGAGCAGCTGATGCGCAGCCTGTTCGCCGACTCCAAGGCGCCGCCGAATACCACGCTGGTGTCGTGGTTGCCCTTCTACCACGACATGGGTCTGGTGCTGGGCGTCTGCGCGCCGATCCTCGGCGGCTACCGGGCGGAGTTGACGAGCCCGGTGTCGTTCTTGGAGTCACCGGCCCGGTGGGTGCGCTCCCTGGCCGAGAATCCGAATGCCTTCTCGTCGGCACCCAACTTCGCCTTCGACCTGGCCGCCCGCAAGACCAGCGACAGCGACCTGGCCGGGCTCGACCTCGGCGGCGTGCTGGGCATCATCAGCGGCGCCGAGCGCGTCGAGCCGGCCACCTTGCAGCGCTTCGTCGATCGCTTCGCCCACTTCAATTTTCAAGACCACATGATGCGTCCGTCGTACGGATTGGCGGAGGCGACGGTGTTCGTGGCGACCGGCACGTGGAGTGAGTCGTCGCCGGCGGTTCACTTCGACGTCGGGGAGCTGGGCGCGGGCCGGGTTGCGCGGTGCGCGGCCGGTGCCGGTGCGGCGCTGGTCAGATACAGAGTGCCGCAATCACCCGCGCTGCGGATCGTCGACGGTGAGACGAATCGCGAGTGCCCGCAGGACGTGGTCGGCGAGATCTGGGTGCACGGCGACAACGTCGCGGAGGGCTATTGGCAGAAACCCCCGGCAGAGCAGCGCTGCTTCGGGGCGACGCTCGTCGACCCCTCGCCCGGCACGCCCGCCGGTCCCTGGCTGCGGACCGGCGACCTGGGTTTCATCTCCTCCGGTGAGCTGTTCATCGTCGGCCGCATGAAGGACATGCTGATCATCCGCGGAAGCAACCACTATCCCGAGGACATCGAGGCCACCGTGCAGGAGATCACGCGCGGTCGGGTCGCGGCGATATCGGTTCCGGTGAACAGCACCGAGAAGCTGGTCACCGTGATCGAGCTGAAGAAGCGTGGCGACTCCGACGAGGAGGCCCGCCACTGGCTGACCTCGGTGAAGAGCGACGTGACCTCCGCGATCTCCAACGCCCACGGCCTCAACGTCGGCGACCTCGTCTTCGTGTCCCCCGGCACGATTCCCACCACGACGAGCGGCAAGATCCGCCGCGCCGCCTGCGCCGAGCAGTACCGCCGGGACCAGTTCACCCGCTTGGACGCTTAG
- the pe gene encoding acyltransferase PE, translated as MQKLLARVAALLSVGAAGCLGTGTTSADDTPIGGPPTPGAPGDQTAFALGGAHVLGIPYDEYIREEGAQWFPGQKREIVRYPAGQVQGHVLERLFPGIGKFDENFPGLGLDGPSVGESVDVGVDNLDAAIKTGRPGTAIGLSEGGFVVDGEQARLANDPAAPPPGTLNFATFGDPIGHHAFGQSFLTAMFPPGSVVPALDYRMPAPSESQYDTDRFVAAYDSIADFPDRPDNMFALANTLLGLATGHTAVAFTNPSMVPPQNIRTTINSRGARDTTIMVPEKHLPLVMPLKYIGIPEDTLDKLDAILIPRVNAGYARNDDPATAPVQVDPVHGFDPAEVTAPANQATFGGGADPLSQILSGATSVLSHFGKD; from the coding sequence ATGCAGAAACTACTCGCACGAGTTGCTGCGCTGCTAAGTGTCGGTGCCGCAGGGTGTTTGGGCACCGGAACCACGTCGGCCGACGACACGCCCATCGGCGGCCCGCCGACTCCCGGGGCTCCGGGCGACCAGACCGCGTTCGCCCTCGGAGGCGCTCACGTTCTCGGCATCCCCTACGACGAATACATTCGCGAGGAGGGGGCCCAATGGTTCCCCGGCCAGAAGCGCGAAATCGTCCGCTACCCGGCCGGCCAGGTGCAGGGGCATGTGCTGGAGCGGCTGTTCCCGGGCATCGGCAAGTTCGACGAGAACTTTCCCGGCCTGGGGCTGGACGGGCCAAGCGTCGGCGAGTCGGTCGACGTCGGAGTGGACAACCTCGACGCGGCGATCAAGACCGGTCGGCCGGGCACGGCGATCGGCCTGTCCGAGGGCGGATTCGTGGTCGACGGCGAGCAGGCCCGGCTGGCGAATGACCCGGCCGCTCCCCCGCCGGGCACACTGAACTTCGCCACGTTCGGCGACCCCATCGGGCATCATGCGTTCGGTCAGAGCTTCCTGACCGCCATGTTCCCGCCCGGCAGCGTCGTGCCCGCCCTCGACTACCGGATGCCGGCCCCGTCCGAAAGCCAGTACGACACCGACCGATTCGTGGCCGCCTACGACTCGATCGCGGACTTCCCCGACCGGCCGGACAACATGTTCGCGTTGGCCAACACCCTCCTGGGCCTCGCCACGGGCCACACCGCGGTGGCCTTCACCAACCCCAGCATGGTGCCGCCGCAGAACATCAGGACCACGATCAACTCCCGCGGCGCCAGGGACACGACGATCATGGTTCCGGAGAAGCACCTTCCGCTGGTCATGCCGCTGAAGTACATCGGGATTCCCGAGGACACGCTCGACAAGCTCGACGCGATCCTGATCCCGCGGGTGAACGCGGGCTACGCACGAAACGACGACCCGGCGACCGCGCCGGTCCAGGTCGACCCCGTGCACGGCTTCGACCCCGCGGAGGTCACCGCCCCGGCCAACCAGGCGACATTCGGCGGCGGCGCCGACCCGCTCTCGCAGATCCTCAGCGGCGCCACGTCCGTGCTGTCCCACTTCGGCAAAGACTGA